A single genomic interval of Bacillota bacterium harbors:
- a CDS encoding DUF2273 domain-containing protein → MPWYGGRRWQLPPRHMAKVVGAVVGGIFGLLVMVFGFLRTLTFAFFIGLGFATGRYLDNHRETRDAIVRFLWPPRE, encoded by the coding sequence ATGCCGTGGTACGGCGGTCGTAGGTGGCAGTTGCCTCCCCGGCATATGGCCAAAGTGGTCGGCGCCGTCGTGGGGGGCATCTTCGGGCTGCTCGTCATGGTGTTCGGTTTCTTACGGACGCTTACCTTTGCGTTCTTCATAGGCCTCGGTTTTGCGACCGGGCGGTACCTGGACAACCACCGGGAGACCCGCGATGCCATCGTCCGGTTCCTGTGGCCTCCACGAGAGTGA
- a CDS encoding SpoIIIAH-like family protein, with amino-acid sequence MRVNKVMNRERTRETDRRFLGMSLVLIGLAIVGIVAAATVTSPVRPRLEVRETEPAPVGGTLMEPAAGQTSSEALVRAQETLTDEQSDSFFEEYRLERERTRARQMELIAQVMNDPSADSEVRRKAQEALLDAIAVERREFEAESLIRARGYEDAIVFLSDGGASVVVKSGRLEEAGARQIGDAVARATGVALARITVVERGR; translated from the coding sequence ATGAGAGTGAACAAGGTAATGAACAGGGAGAGAACCCGTGAGACTGACCGGAGGTTTCTCGGGATGTCCCTGGTGCTGATAGGGTTGGCCATAGTGGGGATCGTGGCGGCTGCCACGGTTACTTCCCCAGTTCGGCCGCGGTTGGAGGTGAGGGAAACCGAGCCGGCGCCCGTTGGTGGGACCCTCATGGAGCCCGCCGCGGGGCAGACGTCCAGCGAGGCCCTCGTCCGGGCGCAGGAAACCCTCACCGATGAGCAGTCCGACAGCTTCTTCGAGGAATACAGGCTGGAGCGCGAGCGAACCCGAGCCCGGCAAATGGAGTTGATCGCGCAAGTCATGAACGATCCATCCGCCGATTCAGAGGTGCGCAGGAAAGCCCAGGAGGCATTGCTAGACGCAATCGCAGTGGAACGGCGGGAGTTCGAGGCGGAGAGCCTCATAAGGGCGAGGGGCTACGAGGACGCGATCGTCTTCCTGTCAGATGGTGGCGCAAGCGTCGTGGTCAAGTCGGGAAGACTGGAAGAGGCAGGGGCACGACAGATCGGGGACGCGGTCGCACGCGCCACCGGGGTGGCCCTTGCGAGAATTACCGTTGTGGAACGCGGACGGTGA
- the amaP gene encoding alkaline shock response membrane anchor protein AmaP, giving the protein MRLIDRIVLVLSVVITAVLAAGVLVSTAGNQFPSDFALRAYDVATRNRIPTALGGVLVVLVMLYVLVLALRPEREPKSIVSATALGDVRISMTAVETLARKVAKHVRGIRDVEAIADGASDGLAIVMKLQVYPDVSIPQVCEELERELAEFIRFAVGVPVKAVHTVVKSVAHDQSKPRV; this is encoded by the coding sequence GTGAGACTCATAGACCGCATTGTCCTGGTTCTGTCCGTGGTCATAACAGCTGTCCTGGCCGCAGGCGTTCTTGTCTCGACGGCGGGTAACCAGTTCCCGAGCGACTTCGCGCTTCGAGCATACGACGTCGCGACGAGAAACCGGATCCCCACAGCTCTAGGCGGGGTGCTCGTTGTCCTGGTGATGCTCTATGTTCTAGTCCTCGCCCTCAGGCCCGAGCGGGAGCCCAAGTCCATCGTCAGTGCGACCGCGCTTGGGGATGTCCGCATATCCATGACGGCAGTGGAGACTCTTGCCCGCAAAGTGGCCAAGCATGTCCGGGGGATTCGGGACGTGGAGGCTATAGCTGACGGTGCCTCCGATGGTCTCGCCATAGTGATGAAGCTGCAAGTATATCCCGACGTGAGCATTCCTCAGGTCTGTGAGGAACTCGAGCGTGAACTCGCTGAGTTCATCAGGTTCGCCGTGGGTGTCCCCGTGAAGGCCGTTCACACGGTAGTCAAGAGCGTGGCGCACGATCAAAGTAAGCCGAGAGTCTAG
- the xseB gene encoding exodeoxyribonuclease VII small subunit translates to MGVASEGITFEAALARLEQIVARMDQGDVPLEEAIALFEEGNALVRTCTAILDRAQGRLEALIEGDDGQIKLVGLEESVEEARA, encoded by the coding sequence ATGGGCGTGGCATCCGAAGGCATCACGTTCGAGGCTGCTCTGGCGAGGCTGGAGCAGATCGTCGCCAGAATGGATCAGGGGGATGTACCGCTTGAAGAGGCCATCGCGCTTTTCGAGGAAGGGAACGCGTTGGTCCGCACCTGCACCGCAATACTCGACCGGGCGCAGGGCCGGCTCGAGGCGCTCATCGAAGGTGACGATGGCCAGATCAAGCTGGTTGGACTGGAAGAGTCTGTCGAGGAGGCGAGAGCATGA
- the nusB gene encoding transcription antitermination factor NusB gives MERRRAREAAMRALYQMDLSGCGPRRAVEYAIGDSPDLPLSPHAKEYAESLVMGAWAHREAIDSEIASLARDWSVGRMSPTDRNVMRVAVYEMLYVDGVPMATSIDEAVEIAKIYGSADSPRFINGILGGLAEKLRATRGRSGAEESQEDTGSEPRD, from the coding sequence TTGGAACGCCGCAGGGCTCGGGAGGCCGCGATGAGGGCACTCTACCAGATGGATCTGTCTGGGTGCGGCCCGCGCCGGGCAGTTGAGTACGCTATCGGAGACTCTCCGGACCTTCCCCTCTCACCTCACGCCAAGGAATATGCCGAAAGCCTGGTGATGGGGGCATGGGCACACCGTGAGGCAATAGACTCGGAGATCGCCAGCCTGGCACGGGATTGGTCAGTCGGGCGGATGTCGCCGACAGACCGGAACGTGATGCGCGTCGCAGTCTACGAGATGCTGTATGTCGATGGTGTGCCCATGGCAACATCGATAGACGAAGCCGTAGAGATTGCCAAAATCTATGGGAGTGCGGACTCACCGAGGTTCATAAACGGCATCCTTGGGGGCCTCGCCGAGAAGCTGCGAGCGACTAGAGGCCGATCCGGTGCAGAGGAGAGTCAGGAGGATACTGGGAGTGAACCTCGGGATTGA
- a CDS encoding O-sialoglycoprotein endopeptidase has translation MNLGIDTSCYTTSVAITSGGEVVWDGRVPLVVSDGALGLRQSDALFQHVRNLPALLEESFAVARARESDIRSVAASVSPRRAEGSYMPVFLASGGFGQSVAAALGKPLHRISHQEAHIAAGAWSSGMPRTGRFLALHLSGGTTELLDVHWPGEGGPFDVRIIGGTDDLNAGQFIDRVGVAMGLPFPAGPELERLARAGESGTVRIPVSVRGTSVSFSGPCSSALRALELGARREDVASAVLSSVAEAVARMCAAGLSSTEVPALLVSGGVASNAVVRRTVTAALSEDRPSVRVYFAKPEYARDNAVGAALLAGPMWGWDD, from the coding sequence GTGAACCTCGGGATTGACACGAGCTGCTATACGACGTCGGTTGCCATCACATCCGGAGGCGAGGTCGTGTGGGATGGGCGCGTGCCTCTGGTGGTTTCCGACGGCGCCTTGGGTCTTCGCCAATCTGATGCCCTCTTTCAGCACGTGCGGAACCTCCCTGCCCTCCTCGAAGAGTCGTTCGCAGTTGCCAGGGCAAGGGAGAGTGATATCCGCTCGGTGGCGGCCAGTGTGAGTCCCAGACGCGCCGAAGGCTCTTACATGCCTGTGTTCCTCGCCTCCGGCGGGTTCGGCCAGTCAGTGGCTGCAGCTCTGGGCAAGCCGCTGCATCGCATTTCCCACCAGGAAGCCCACATAGCCGCTGGAGCTTGGTCTTCGGGGATGCCGAGGACGGGCAGGTTTCTGGCATTGCATCTCTCAGGGGGCACGACGGAGCTCCTGGATGTGCATTGGCCTGGTGAGGGTGGGCCGTTTGACGTGAGAATAATCGGAGGGACGGATGATCTGAACGCGGGGCAGTTCATAGACAGGGTCGGTGTTGCGATGGGGTTGCCTTTTCCGGCAGGGCCTGAGCTGGAGCGGCTTGCCCGAGCAGGGGAATCTGGGACGGTGAGGATCCCAGTCTCGGTCAGAGGCACGAGCGTGAGCTTCTCAGGGCCATGTTCTTCGGCTCTGCGTGCGCTGGAACTGGGTGCCCGCAGGGAGGATGTGGCCTCCGCGGTCCTGTCGTCCGTTGCGGAGGCAGTGGCCCGAATGTGCGCGGCGGGGCTCTCTAGCACCGAAGTCCCGGCGTTGTTGGTCTCTGGGGGAGTTGCGTCCAATGCCGTAGTGAGGCGAACGGTCACCGCCGCCCTCTCGGAGGACCGGCCCAGCGTTCGCGTGTACTTCGCGAAACCTGAGTACGCCCGAGATAATGCTGTTGGAGCTGCGCTCCTCGCCGGGCCCATGTGGGGGTGGGATGATTGA
- the xseA gene encoding exodeoxyribonuclease VII large subunit, translated as MIAGDWQRAGVLTVSDVTARVAEAVRAHHGLSGVWVVGEISNFTHHTSGHMYFTLKDDFSRLRAVMFRGQNTRLRFMPANGMSVFAHGSVEVYERGGEYQLYTDTLEPLGMGALYLAFQELRARLEAEGLFDAELKRPLPTFPSRIAVVTSPTGAAIRDIITVARRRFPGINILVVPALVQGEGAPDSIARGIELASRVEDVDCLIVGRGGGSAEELWVFNDEKVARAIRASRVPVVSAVGHETDFTIADFAADVRAPTPSAAAEMVVPDVAALTRRVENARARLVRAGALAVDHRRQAVDENARWLGQKIQTRLQMSREKLARLAGVLAALDPESVLARGYAICRAADGRAIRSADEAAPGEQVSVELSRGSLECEVREIRTGG; from the coding sequence TTGATAGCCGGCGATTGGCAGCGAGCCGGCGTGTTGACCGTCTCTGACGTCACCGCTCGAGTGGCTGAGGCAGTCAGGGCCCACCACGGTCTTTCGGGGGTCTGGGTCGTGGGCGAGATCTCAAACTTCACGCATCATACCTCCGGGCACATGTATTTCACGCTCAAGGATGACTTCTCGAGGCTTCGGGCGGTCATGTTCCGTGGTCAGAATACGCGGCTCAGGTTCATGCCTGCCAACGGGATGAGTGTGTTCGCTCACGGGTCGGTTGAGGTGTATGAGCGCGGGGGTGAGTACCAGCTCTACACGGACACCCTCGAACCCTTGGGAATGGGTGCACTCTACCTCGCGTTTCAGGAGCTGCGGGCGAGACTCGAGGCTGAGGGCCTGTTCGATGCGGAGCTCAAGCGGCCGCTTCCTACGTTTCCGAGCCGGATTGCGGTTGTCACATCTCCCACTGGCGCCGCGATCCGGGACATCATCACAGTTGCCCGGAGGAGGTTTCCGGGCATCAACATCCTGGTTGTGCCGGCACTGGTGCAAGGGGAAGGTGCACCCGACAGCATAGCGAGGGGAATTGAGCTTGCGAGCCGGGTGGAGGACGTGGACTGCCTGATAGTGGGAAGGGGAGGGGGATCCGCCGAAGAACTCTGGGTTTTCAACGACGAGAAGGTCGCGAGAGCGATCAGGGCGTCCCGCGTCCCTGTGGTCTCGGCTGTCGGGCACGAGACCGATTTCACCATAGCGGATTTCGCAGCGGACGTGCGCGCTCCCACTCCGTCGGCCGCAGCAGAGATGGTGGTTCCGGATGTGGCCGCCCTTACGCGGAGGGTTGAGAACGCACGGGCAAGGCTTGTCCGGGCGGGTGCCCTCGCGGTGGACCACAGAAGACAGGCCGTGGACGAGAACGCCAGGTGGCTTGGACAGAAGATTCAAACCAGACTGCAGATGTCCCGGGAGAAGCTGGCTCGTCTGGCGGGAGTTCTTGCGGCGCTCGACCCCGAGTCGGTGCTGGCGCGGGGCTACGCCATATGTAGGGCCGCCGACGGCCGGGCAATCCGCAGCGCAGATGAGGCGGCCCCGGGCGAGCAGGTCTCGGTGGAACTGAGCCGGGGTTCGCTCGAGTGCGAAGTGCGGGAAATCCGGACTGGAGGTTGA
- a CDS encoding polyprenyl synthetase family protein — translation MTHESSTLEDLGRLVDDALDRMLPASDVPPTRLHEAMRYSVFPGGKRLRPVMTLASCYAVGGETTAATWPAAAVELVHCFSLIHDDLPCMDDDDFRRGKPSCHKAFGEAVAVLAGDALLTLAFQVLADPEFLSRVGAVRAARATHTLAAAAGSLGIAGGQAMDLDSTFSDTSETSATRDRLDTLVELKTGRLFDAAVRMGAIAGGAGDADIEALSEFARDFGFAFQVLDDLADSKGRDQELGRLNYASLLGQDRATSLFYELISRARLGLRPFGARAGLLLAAVDLVANRRE, via the coding sequence ATGACTCATGAAAGCAGCACCTTGGAGGACCTGGGCCGGCTGGTTGACGATGCCCTCGACCGGATGCTGCCCGCTTCCGACGTGCCCCCGACGCGCCTGCATGAGGCCATGAGATACAGCGTATTTCCTGGCGGCAAACGTCTCAGACCAGTTATGACCCTGGCATCGTGCTACGCTGTGGGGGGTGAGACCACCGCCGCGACTTGGCCTGCGGCCGCCGTTGAGCTTGTTCACTGCTTCTCCCTGATTCATGATGACCTTCCCTGTATGGATGATGACGATTTCCGGCGGGGCAAGCCGTCATGCCACAAGGCTTTCGGAGAGGCGGTTGCGGTTCTAGCCGGAGATGCATTGTTGACCCTTGCATTCCAAGTTTTGGCAGATCCGGAGTTCCTCTCGCGGGTGGGCGCAGTTCGTGCGGCTCGTGCCACTCACACTCTCGCAGCGGCGGCCGGAAGTCTTGGCATAGCTGGCGGTCAGGCCATGGATCTGGATTCCACGTTTTCGGACACGTCCGAAACGTCCGCGACGCGCGATCGTCTCGACACACTCGTGGAGCTCAAAACGGGAAGGCTATTCGATGCGGCAGTCCGAATGGGTGCCATCGCGGGCGGTGCCGGAGACGCCGACATCGAGGCTCTGAGCGAGTTCGCGCGCGATTTCGGTTTCGCATTCCAGGTCCTTGATGATCTGGCGGACTCTAAAGGCCGCGACCAGGAACTCGGCAGGCTGAACTACGCAAGCCTGCTGGGGCAGGACCGGGCCACTTCTCTCTTCTACGAATTGATCAGCAGGGCCCGGTTGGGGCTTCGACCGTTCGGCGCCCGAGCCGGCTTGCTCCTCGCCGCGGTGGATCTTGTAGCCAATCGGAGAGAGTGA
- a CDS encoding Asp23/Gls24 family envelope stress response protein — MLETDDRPELGTVRIANEVVAVVAGLAATEVSGIAGMSGGLAGGISELLGKKNLAKGVKVEVGEKEAAVDLYLVVKYGTVIPDVCAEVQRNVKRAIESMTGLEVVEVNTHVSGVLFEDREPSTEVRVR; from the coding sequence ATCTTGGAGACAGACGACAGGCCCGAGCTCGGTACCGTCAGGATCGCCAATGAAGTCGTCGCTGTCGTGGCAGGACTTGCCGCCACCGAGGTTTCTGGGATCGCGGGCATGAGCGGGGGCCTCGCGGGGGGCATCAGTGAGCTTCTCGGCAAGAAGAACCTCGCGAAAGGTGTCAAGGTCGAAGTCGGCGAGAAAGAAGCCGCGGTTGACCTCTATCTCGTGGTCAAGTACGGGACGGTCATTCCCGATGTATGCGCCGAGGTGCAGAGGAACGTGAAGAGGGCGATAGAGAGCATGACCGGCCTGGAAGTGGTGGAGGTAAACACGCACGTATCCGGAGTCCTTTTCGAGGACCGCGAACCGTCAACTGAAGTTCGGGTGAGGTGA
- a CDS encoding divergent PAP2 family protein, with amino-acid sequence MFSAETGVQTNRILMSAFVAWVTAQVLKTVFGLITEGRFNWSKVLGPGGMPSSHSAFVTSLAVAVGISEGWNSPLFAVAAVFAMVVMYDAAGVRQAAGRQARVLNQLMKEIFEERHLHSTKLRELLGHTPFEVIVGAILGGLISLTMLGR; translated from the coding sequence ATGTTCTCTGCGGAAACTGGAGTACAGACCAACAGAATACTTATGTCTGCCTTCGTTGCCTGGGTTACCGCGCAGGTGCTGAAGACGGTTTTCGGGCTGATTACTGAGGGCCGGTTCAACTGGTCCAAGGTTCTGGGGCCCGGCGGGATGCCCAGCTCGCACTCTGCCTTTGTTACATCTCTCGCTGTCGCCGTGGGCATCTCCGAGGGTTGGAACTCCCCACTCTTTGCGGTGGCAGCGGTGTTCGCCATGGTGGTCATGTACGACGCTGCCGGGGTGAGGCAGGCCGCAGGCAGGCAAGCGAGGGTCCTCAACCAGCTCATGAAGGAGATATTCGAGGAGCGCCATCTGCACTCGACCAAGCTTCGCGAGCTTCTTGGGCATACACCGTTCGAAGTCATCGTCGGCGCAATACTGGGAGGGCTCATATCCCTTACCATGCTGGGCCGTTGA